A stretch of DNA from Salvelinus sp. IW2-2015 linkage group LG20, ASM291031v2, whole genome shotgun sequence:
caggtggtgtcagaggaaggccccaaaaattgtcagactccagtcacccaagtcatagactgttctctctgctaccgcacggcaagcggtaccggagtgccaagtctaggtccaaaaggccccttaacagcttctaccctcaagctataagtctgctgaacagctaatcaaatggccacccggactatttacatacATTGACTCCCACTcccctctttgtttttacactgctgttactcgctgtttaccatctatgcatagtcactttacccccacctacatttacaaattacctcgactaacctgtgcccctgcacatttactcggtaccgggctccctgtatatagcctcgttattgttacgtAGTTctactgttactttttattttatttattcaatattttcttaactatttcttgaacttcactgttggttaagggcttgtaagtaagcatttcacctgttgtatttggcgcatgtgacaaataacatttgatttgaggatcaatggcaacaggatgcacctgagctcaatttagagtctcatagcaaagggtctgaatacttttgtaaataaggaatttctgtttcttattttgaatacattagcaaacatttctaaaaacctgttatcactttgtctttatgggtattgtgtgtagattgatgagaaaaaaatgtatttaatcaattttagattaagactgtaacgtaacaaaatgtgtaaaagtcaaggggactgaatactttccgaatgtactgtatatttcataTTTAGATGTTTATTGTCAAACTCTGGAAAAGCACCACTAGGGGGCATGGATGCTTatgttgaatattttttttatttacatggtTCGGTTTTTATTTGTGACTTTTCAGATTTTAAAGTTTGGTGGGCATAGCAAGATTTCACTGAAAACATGAATACTCTATAAAGCAGTTATCCCTGGCATCACACCAATGTCACTTCTGTTTGCAACACTAATTTGGCTGTTATTAATAGTTTGTAAATTGTGTGTTCAAAGTAAAGCTAACACAtgaaaactatagttttgtctaCCAACCTACCATGCTTCTGCTTTCCATTTGTACAACCTAGTCATTGTCTATCATCTTGCACTTACCAGGCTGCCTTTAGCTTTGCTGAGCTTGATCCTTTAAGTTTGGTCAATCATATGGCCCTTAGCTACTAATATGTGTTGAGTTTGCATGTGATCTCTCACCATGAAGAGACCTCTGTGCAGGGTTCGGTCTCTGAGCCTATAGCGGCTGAGAGCGAGGAGAGCTCTGAGCCTATAGCGGCTGAGAGCGAGGAGAGCTCTGAGCCTATAGCGGCTGAGAGTGAGGCGTCGCTTTCAGCTGTGTAGGAGAGCTCCCCACCTCCAGAGGAACCCGCCCCCTGTGAAACAACGGAACTATCTACAAGTtctatagaatatatatatagctaTTTATATGTATATTCCTCCGTCACGTCTGGAACTTCCAAACTCATTCACACCCCATTATGTGTATAGAGATGCTTAAGTTTAGAGACTGAGAACTAGCTTATCTAGTTGCCTGTACTGGGTGTTGCATGGGGCCGGTTTCTGGTCAAACCTCCTCTTCTATCTGTGGCATGTGACTATTTCTGGTTTAACGCCCTCTTCAAGTTGCTCACCTCCCTTCAGCACATTTCCCTGTTGTCTACTTTGTTCCTATTCTGCAATTGTTTTTGTCTTCTCAAACTTGGATCAACTGTCTGGGTGCAATGTGTACTCATCCGATCTTGTTTTGTGACAGCACATGTGTTCTGGAACTCCACTCACATGCCCCACCATACCATGTCCTTGAATGTAATGTGTACTATTTCAAACGTATAGCTATGATGGGGTAATTGGATGGGACAGGTTCGTGGGGGCATAGTCATTGGAGTTTGTTGGCTATCTATGGGATGTCTGTTGGTTGACACAATACCTAGCACACAGGTCCATGATTGTGAATGGTTCTCCTCCTGTCTCACATTTTCTGTATCAATTAAACTTTTAATAAGTTTGATTTTAATAGTTTAAAATCTTGACTAACACCACAGCCTTTCCAATCTCTGCTTCTTTTCCCGTTATAACTACTAGATGTTATGGGAATGTTCTGTTTTATTACATattgttgaaaatgaaatttgtgtgtgttttattgcgTTATGTTTTGCCTTAATGTTCTGGTTGTGTTAATTGAGGGAGGCAGATCCCACCTTTACAGTTAACTCCTCTATGAAGTCCGTTAAGCTGCCTACGTCATATCAAATGGAGAAGAGCTAAAACCAGTGCAGCACATTTTCAAGCGTTCCATTTATGTACCACTCCCCTTAACCTTTACGGTCATGCCTACTAACAGAGATTGCACATGTTACGGAAGATGCTCCTGCGGAAACTCCGGAAGTAACCCCTATTGTCGAAGGTGAGGGGATGGCTTAAAGTTGCTAGAAGAAAACTCCCCATTTTAGTCAAATCAATGCTTGGCCTGTTAGTATCATAGACCCCCAtaacttttttaaagaatgttgGTCAAATACACAGAAGTGTCCCCTGAAGTTGCTGCAGTGGAACAAGAGGATCCACCCACCACACCAGAGCCTGAGATTGGTAAGGCATGGTTGCATGGATGAAGAAAGCAGGCCCTCCACTCCCATAGGTTTTTGATGTGGAGTTCACCCTATAATCATGGACTATGGATTACCCCCAACAGCACCTGAACCGGTGGTAGAACCAGCTCCTGAAGAATCAGTAGGGACGCCTGATGCTGGTCCAGTAGTTGAGAGTGGTAAGATCTGACTTCATGGAATAAAtaattgttcatttttattttagtgGAAATAGAGagagttaataataataatttaggaCCCATGCTTAACAGAAGCAGCACTTGTAGCTAGATCTGTCTCAGAAGAAGCAGTGGCGCAGCCAAGTGCACCAGCTCTGATTTGGTAAGCGCTTTGGCCAATGAAGATGAAGTCTTTTTTTTTGTGAAGTCACTACTAGCATAATGAATAAgcagttacatttaaaaaatgccatTGTGCTAAACAGAACCTTCAGTGGAACCGTCCCCCGTAGAGGTTACAGAAGAGCCTCCTGCTCCAGTTGTGGAGAGTGGTAAGCACTCAGACCAGTGCATGGGAAAATGATCCCATATTTTTCAATGatcaaaatagatttttcagattttttccCCAATTGCCTAACGCTTCGGTTATACTAACAGAACCAACACCAGTAGCAGAAAGCCTTCCTGCAGAAACAGCGGAGCCGCAAACTACGACAGAGAGTGGTAAGACCTGAGTCCAACCTCTGGTGGAGTGGGAGGgggcagacagacaacacagcactATGGTTTTTCCTGTAAACACGATATGGTTACTTCCAACACATCTCtcctttttttatttctttattcatATTCTGTTTACGGTTACGTTTATTTCATTTTCTCCTTCCCAGTTAAGGTTACTTGTTGTATATGTTTGGGTCCTGTTTATGCTAAGTGATAAAGCTCTCACATGGATGGATAACAATTTAACTTTTTTTGTTTTCCCTTAACTCCATTTGAATCTCCTTTCCTTTTTAAGGTTACTTGTGCAATGGTCATTGTACGGCTAAACGATAATCTCCTACACATGGTTCTGGTGTTTTTAGACTTGAGGTTTTCCATTGTACAGCAGGATGGAGCATGCTTGGGGTCTACCTCTGAGTCCACAGTATCAGATCAGGCAGTGATTTTTACCTATTTGCTGTCCCAGCTGCGGAACCTGCAACTGTTGCACCTGCTGAGGTCCCTGCACCTACCCCTGTAGAGTTTCCCTCACACGCCCCCTACCTCTTGATTGGCGGAGGCACGGCCTCCTTCGCTGCAGCACGCTCCATCAGGGCCAGGGACCCAGGAGCCAGGGTTAGTGGGCCTCTCTGTTGTTGATCTATGGAGTGACCAAGAACTTAGCAAGCTGTGTTATGATAGTAGGCTCATTATAGTTTGAGTTTTGCAGAATAATGCAGTCCTACCTCATGTTGATTTCTTTAGACCATAACTAATCTATTTTAGCTCCTTaacaaaaatctatttttctTTTGTTATCTGTCCACAGGTATTGATTATCACTGATGAACCAGACCTTCCATACATGAGGCCTCCTCTCTCCAAGGAGCTGTGGTTCTCTGATGACCCCAGTGTGGTTGACACCCTGCGCTTCAAACAGTGGAATGGCAaggagaggaggtgtgtgtgtgttctcacatgTTAACAGAACACAATCAACATGTGCAATATTCTTGTATTAATGCATGTTTATTTCTGGTTTTCAGTATCTACTTCCAGCCTCCCTCATTCTACGTCAGTCCTCAGGATTTGGAGAAAGTGGAGAATGGAGGAGTGGCTGTGCTCACTGGGAAAAAGGTtggtgcttttttgtttttatagcATAGTATTCTGGTCTTGAGCTATATTCTATATAATTGAAGAATTTGCTTACATTTCATTAGTTATACTATCTTTTCCAAACTTATTCCGATTTAGTAAAAGGATTTATCAAACCTTCTTGGAGATTGCAATGGACAGCACTCCAAGGATAATCTTTAATAATTAAATTATTCGTGAATGATTTATTGGTGAATCAATTATTAAACCGTATCCTTAGAGTCACTCAATGTATTTTACTAATGAGAATCCAGCACCCAACCTCCATGAAGAATAATCTGTGAGTGATGAGCATGTCCTAATATCACATTTTTATCAAAACTTCCCCAATCTTCTTCAGGTGGTGCACATGGACGTGAGGGGCAACAAAGTGACACTGAGTGACAACACAGAGATCTCCTATGATAAGTGCTTGATTGCCACAGGTAAACCATGGTGAAAATCCAGTTTATTGAGCGCATCCTGTTTAAGCTGCTGACTTGGGTGTGACATTCACAACAGGCTAGGACTGAGCAGTAATTAATCTGAGCTTTTTTCTTAAGGTGGAGTCCCAAGGAATCTGCAAGTGATTGAGCGAGCTGGAGAAGAGGTGACAAAGCGGACTACACTGTTTAGAAAGGTAAACACATTGCCTAAAGAATAAAAATTTTAAAAGGTGTGGGCAGAAGCCACAAGACGATGATTCATTAATTTGGTGTTTGGTACCATTGACATGACAACAAAACATGCTGAAGCTAGGTCCTTTACAATGTTAGGTAGGGGCTATTATTTTAATCATCTTCAGGGACTTCCAAGTCATAACTTCGACATGTTCTATCTGTAAGGAGAGCCTTTGTGCTTGATTGATGCGATCTGGTGTTAATGCATCACAAGCCTGGGGGCTCTATTTTCGGGCTGGAGTTAAGGCGGCGCTAGTGTCAAACGCACGTTAGTTTTTCCATGACCGAATTGCAAACAGTCAtgctggcattttccagccctaacgccaggtttggcaatttacctgtcttCTATTAGCTCAATTGCGCTCAGTTGGGCGGGGTGAAAATATGTGCGGTGTCCTTAAGTGCTAATTTCTGGCAGTACTGatggggatatttaagaccaaccaaatgCTGGTTTTATTGATAAcgcagttggttatggcatgaCTTTTGACCTCaaacgcagcctatccagccaAGAAGCACACTGCCCATATGAACATGGAACAAGAGTAgcctaatgtgcttttggtgcctctgtatactttgtatttaaaaaatgaatgtttCTTCCCATTTtcgtttatttaatttttttaaccaaGCATTGCCTTCTCAATGGCTTTTTTTGTCTGCCCAATTCAATCATGAAGTAGTCAGGACTGTTGATAAAGGGTTTGGCTTCTGAGACAGCTTGGAAATATATATTCATCATCAACGCTTTCTTAAAATATCaagtttgagaggagtaaaactgagctgacattccctttttatctatgcattgtaggcaggcccacattattttagTCATGTAGGTCCCGTTTTGGACGTgcgtaaaaccccctccatgctGCAGGCTACATGTCCATGCCTATCATGAAACAAGAGATGAGAACCTTGGTGAATACCGGTGAACCTCAAATTTTTAAGTTATCTGTAACCTGTAAAAATAGCTTGTTTCCCGTTTCATACGTTAAAAACCCAAGCCCTCCCTTAGGCCTACTATAACGAAGGCTGGTTCGACAGCAATGCGTGTATTTTTAACCTGTCGATTTTTATGATATCTTTACAtttattgtttaaaaaacaacatattgcttttacatttacttttattaCAACCAAACTTGTTAGAATAATTTACCTTCCTGGTTTTATGTTGACCATGTCCATAGCGCACTTGCAATGCAACTTCTGGAGATCTGACCTGTAAGATAATTTACGATTtatgttcataaaaaaaaaacaggcctatttgggagcagtataacGACATTATCCTTTGctatttatattggatctttgtccagctactgtgaaaagtttggataaGTGTTAAACTCTCCATAGTCTGTCATTTTAATATTATATGCCAACAGGGAGAaatgatggtgcctgtaagtgtgacagCCTAtttaaaactggttgttttgtttagaatttgattcAAATTATTCCTTCTCTTTTTAGGCCTTTATCAATAAttcatttacagtaggcctagcccctgtATCattgtgaatgctattgaagccaggcaattacttagaacaatgtggactgcaaatgggttcaagttaacctatttatttttgtttctgtaAGCCATTTAGCAAACCTATAACGagctaacattggaattggagttgattccaaggcaatacagAACTTAAAGCAACCACGTATCGCCACACCCACTAATTGTCTATTCATCAAAACCTAGCCCTTTCGCGCCAATGCCAGCAAGTGCACCGATAACTGTGATGGTgaaattagtaaaaatatttctgacaccgCTGAACCTATAGCGCTACCCCCTgcacttagatttaccattgcgttaggtttgttacaATGGAGCCATGAGTTATGTCATGTATTTCCTGTTTTGCATAAAACTATAGTGATGTCGATCATTCAAAATAAATTAAGGTTTAAGATAAGTGCCAGCAAGTATGTTTTTTGACAGGAAATACTTGTAGTTACTTTTCAAATCCACCTCATGAAAATGATGTTTTGCTATCATCCCTAGGTTGAAGATTTCAAAGCTTTGGATAAGGTTTCCAGAGACACCAAATCCATCACCATCATTGGAGGAGGTTTCTTGGGGAGTGAGCTGGCCTGTGCCCTGGGTAGGAGATGTAAGTTAAGTAGGGCTGACAACATTTTGTccactggtcgattgtttggttgataggctattggtcgaccaagatttcatAGAGTCGCACCTGTCACAGTGGACTTATCCATTGGGGAGACCGTGgagatggcacagtccatcagtctaaTACATGTGAAACTAAAATTGTATATGGTGGTTATATTATGTGAGAATGTTGGTGCAacacaaataaaatattattttataacaaatgcgctttctcctgcgttggatagtggtcgctgtccacaattctgaaacacatcagtgcgctgttgaattggcgccatttcctagaccatgttgctatgtgcataatagcaaagttaaccagcatattggtgttgagaacaatgcagcAGCAGAGTTGggagatgagaaaacagcccttgccttaattgtctTAAGAAaactgaggagagaggaaaacccAATTTAGTTTTATAATCATttgcctaactgttaaatgtgccttgtTTTATAAATcatctgtatatacagtgcatttggaaagtattcctacccctttttccaaattgttactttacagccttattctaaaattgatttaaaaaaataaataaataatctcatcacattacctcataatgacaaagcaaaaacaggtttttagaaatgttgcaaatgtataaaacaaaattatttttttgtatcgtattcagaccccttgctataagactcgaaattgagctcaggtgcatcctgtttccattgatcatccttgaaatgtttctacaacttgattggagtccacctgcaataaattcaattgattggacatgatttggacaggcacacacctgtccctcAGTTGACcatgcatgtcagaacaaaaaccaagtcatgaggtcgaaggaattgtccgtagagcgcggagacaggattgtgtcgaggcacagatctggggaagtaacaaaaaatgtctgcagcgttgaaggtcccaagaacacagtggcctcctccattcttaaatggaagaagtttggaaccaccaagactcttcctatagctggccaaactgagcaatcgagggagaagagccttggtcagagaggtgactaagaagtgcctctgtggagattggagaaccttccagaaggacaaccatctctgcagcactcaaccagttatgtctttatggtagtggccagacggaagccactcctcagtaaaaggtctgatgaaaccaagattgaaccctttggcctgaatgccaagcgttatgtctggaggaaagctggcaccatccctacggtcaagcatggtgctgtggggatgttttgcagggactgggagactagtcaggatcgagggaaagatgaacggagtacagaggtccttgatgaaaacctactcaagagcgctcaggacctcagactggggcaaaggttcaccttccacgaggacaatgaccctaagcacacagccaagacaacacaggagtggctttgggacaagtctgaatgtccttgagtggcccagctaagagcccggacttgaacccgatcgaatatctctggagagacctgaaaatagctgtgcagcaaagctccccatccaacctgatagagcttgagaggatctgcagagaagaattggagaacctccccaaatacaggtgtgccaagcttttggtattatatggggcggcaggtagcctagtggttagagcgctgttccactaaccgaaaggttgctagatcgaatccctgagctgacaaggtaaaaatctgtcgttctgctcctgaacaaggcagttaacccactgttcctaggccgtcattgtaaataagaatttgttcttaactgacttgcctggttaaataaaggtacaaaaaaaaaaaagacttggctgtaatcatggccaaaggtgcttcaacaaagtactgactgaagggtctgaatacttaaggaaatgtgatatttcagtttttgtatttttttaaaataaatgtgcaaGTGTTTGTAaacctgtttgctttgtcattatgagggattgtgtgtagattgatgaaggaaaaaaacgatttaatccattttagaataaggctgtaacaaaatgtcaaaagtaaaggggtctgaatactttccaaatgcactgtatctacagAAATATGACAGATCCTGTTTGGGTgcttgtttaatagcctactgattccgtgagcaccaagcctcatgcaaaAATGTCACAAATGTGGCTGTTTGTAATCTTTGCTGTGCTTTAATAAAGGCTTTATACTTTTTTTCGTTAGACCATGGTATTATTGTTATTTAGTGTTTACGCTGTTCCAAATGGTCAAATTATGTTTATTATAATAACCCTCTTTCCTtgatctccttattgttattattactattatgatGATCAATAAGTAATGTTATTACTAGGTTTACTAGCCTTGTATTCCATCATTGAGCTATAGGCCTTAGAGCGCATCCTGCTTAGTCTTAATAGCTTAACtaacttaggcctatatttcaatacttatataggctactgaatcaatcattaatttgttcatgtcatcacacagcataggAGTCAATCATGatatgaaatgcaatcaagcattttgttttaaaataaaataacaaagcaaCCATTGAATAATTAGCATGAACAATAAATAGGCCTTAAACCGTTCCATTTCGGGAATTGCATTCACAGATGAATgtgactgtttttagtcttttctgtaataaaggctttacaaaagGGCAAAACAAAAATTACAACACTCAATTACACTTACAATTTTTGTGTTTGTGGTTCCAAACGGTCAGGCaaattatattgtaatctaacagcacttgTTTGGCGCACATAATATCCACGCAGCTCTTGCTCCATACCTTTCTGTTTCTTGAtttccagtattttccacaaccagtcaaatttattccacacatcagacttcccctttacctcctgcggaaccagtaaacattcccccgttgcgagtttatttgtcacgtactctgcatccattttgttgttacggtgttcagagtttgtttataATCAATTAACTGATGTGCTAATAATAttctataggtcaggccctattggtcacatgcattcGATAGGGAATGTTTCTCAAAGACAAATGAGAGATTTCGGTAAAAACAGTACAAGGCACACAGTTGATGTtttgtggtggtcgctgcagcagccAGCTGTGGTGGTCGCTACAGCCAGGCACATTCAAATCAATTGCGGTCGAACTCCCTCtattcatttgtgtgtcttaattattacTTTAAGCAAACTGTTTGAAGAAATAAttatcagacaagctcagtgcatatagttgatttgattaaaacacttaGGATGTGTCTATGGCCCAAATgttcaaacatgtatttttccaatTGATTTGACACTGTTACTGAACCAACATTCACCAGAGTGAAATGCCCCTTTTTGTAATGTGTCTCTGTCCATCCTTCTCCCAGCTGCTGATTCTGACCTGGAGGTAATCCAGATGTTCCCTGAGAAGGGCAACATGGGAAAGGTGCTGCCGGAGTATCTAAGCAACTGGACAACAGCCAAAGTCAAGAGCGGTAAGGAGGGGAAACCTCTTAATCTCTATTACTTGTATGTTTCACTAATGGACTGTATATGGCAGTTTCTTCTCCCCTGTGGAAATGACTGAGGTAGCCATTGCCAACCTCGcctggttgatacattttttaaataagttaTTTATACTGAAATTCATCTCTCACCTTTTACAGAGGGAGTGATGGTCATCACAGAAGCGTTAGTAAAAGCTGTGAGCTTCAAAGATGGTAAAGTGGAGATCAAACTGAAGGATGGTCGTCTGGTGAAGACGGACCATATTGTTGCAGCTGTTGGGCTGGAGCCCAGCGTAGAGCTGGCCAAGTCAGCAGGTCTGGAGGTAGACTCTGACTTTGGGGGCTTTCGGGTCAACGCAGAACTGCAGGCTAGGTCCAATATATGGGTGGTAAGTGCAAATTCAAGTGGTTGTCTTTGGCTCCTACTTCATTTTCTTCTGAAAGGTCAATTCTCAGTAAAGAAGAGCTCCCCCATTGAAAGATTGAGAACATCTCATAAGATATGCATCCTTTACTCTCACTCGCACAAGGAAACTATAAACTAAAAAGTGTTGTCATTTATTACCGATGTGTCATGACTATGTAGGCCACTGTTGTGATCCTTTGTGTCGTCTGTTTACAGGCAGGTGATGCAGCGTGCTTCTATGACATCAGACTGGGCCGCAGGCGAGTGGAGCACCATGACCATGCAGTCGTGAGTGGCCGGCTGGCCGGAGAGAACATGACGGGAGCCAATAAGCCCTACTGGCATCAGTCCATGTTCTGGTACGAGTCATATCATTCAGTTTCCTTGTCAGTAGTCGTCAGTGACTCGCTCTCCTCTAACCTTGTATCGCATGTCCTAATATGTCCCACAGGAGTGACCTGGGGCCTGATGTAGGCTATGAGGCCATTGGGATAGTAGACAGTAGCCTTCCAACGGTTGGAGTATTTGCCAAAGCCACTGCTAAGGACACCCCCAAAGCTGCCACAGAGAAGTCAGGTATTATATTATACTGATTTACAGTCAACATAATTGtcagattccagccacccaagttatagactgttttctctgctactacactgcaagtggtaccgatgcaccaagtctggaacaaacaggaccctgaatagcttctacccccaagccataagactgctaaatagttagttaaatagctacccggactatctgcattgaccctttttgcatgaactcttttgactcataaCATACGTtgttgctactgtttattatctatcctgttgcctagtcactttacacctacctatatgtacatatctacctctattaccttgcacattgactcggtactagtaccctgtgtatatagccaagttatcgttgcTCATTGTGTAATTATTCCTCGCggtaccattttttattttttcatctctgcaatgttgggaagggcctgtaagtaagcatttcactgttagtctacacctgttgtttacaaagcatgtgacgacAACTATTTGATTCTACAGAAGGACCTCTATTTTACAAATCAATTTAACGTTTAAACCCCCCTCCCAAACAATTGTTTCAAAGACATAGACTGAGCGTCTTTCCTATCCTGATAGGAACTGGAATCCGTTCGGAGAGTGAGACTGAGGGGACGGCCAGTAGCCCTGTAGCCTCCTCCACCCCTGAACCTCCTCCAGTACCCGAGCGGAAGGACAACTACGGGAAAGGAGTGATCTTCTATCTGCGAGACAAAGTGGTGGTGGGCATTATCCTGTGGAACGTGTTCAACAGAATGCCCGTTGCAAGGAAGGTGAGAACTTTCACAAATGTCAGAGGAT
This window harbors:
- the aifm1 gene encoding apoptosis-inducing factor 1, mitochondrial isoform X1, whose product is MWTCKNLWKKLAPLARSSSTLCRQNARGVVLNNERRLPLVPQAHMSSGTPGSGGDNNLYYLLVGATCVGGGFYAYRTIKGDKERYQERINEIASRPNKVVPEQPIIETPGEQAAETPQEIAHVTEDAPAETPEVTPIVEEVSPEVAAVEQEDPPTTPEPEIAPEPVVEPAPEESVGTPDAGPVVESEPSVEPSPVEVTEEPPAPVVESEPTPVAESLPAETAEPQTTTESAAEPATVAPAEVPAPTPVEFPSHAPYLLIGGGTASFAAARSIRARDPGARVLIITDEPDLPYMRPPLSKELWFSDDPSVVDTLRFKQWNGKERSIYFQPPSFYVSPQDLEKVENGGVAVLTGKKVVHMDVRGNKVTLSDNTEISYDKCLIATGGVPRNLQVIERAGEEVTKRTTLFRKVEDFKALDKVSRDTKSITIIGGGFLGSELACALGRRSADSDLEVIQMFPEKGNMGKVLPEYLSNWTTAKVKSEGVMVITEALVKAVSFKDGKVEIKLKDGRLVKTDHIVAAVGLEPSVELAKSAGLEVDSDFGGFRVNAELQARSNIWVAGDAACFYDIRLGRRRVEHHDHAVVSGRLAGENMTGANKPYWHQSMFWSDLGPDVGYEAIGIVDSSLPTVGVFAKATAKDTPKAATEKSGTGIRSESETEGTASSPVASSTPEPPPVPERKDNYGKGVIFYLRDKVVVGIILWNVFNRMPVARKIIKDGEEHADLNEVAKLFNIHED
- the aifm1 gene encoding apoptosis-inducing factor 1, mitochondrial isoform X2, which produces MWTCKNLWKKLAPLARSSSTLCRQNARGVVLNNERRLPLVPQAHMSSGTPGSGGDNNLYYLLVGATCVGGGFYAYRTIKGDKERYQERINEIASRPNKVVPEQPIIETPGEQAAETPQEVSPEVAAVEQEDPPTTPEPEIAPEPVVEPAPEESVGTPDAGPVVESEPSVEPSPVEVTEEPPAPVVESEPTPVAESLPAETAEPQTTTESAAEPATVAPAEVPAPTPVEFPSHAPYLLIGGGTASFAAARSIRARDPGARVLIITDEPDLPYMRPPLSKELWFSDDPSVVDTLRFKQWNGKERSIYFQPPSFYVSPQDLEKVENGGVAVLTGKKVVHMDVRGNKVTLSDNTEISYDKCLIATGGVPRNLQVIERAGEEVTKRTTLFRKVEDFKALDKVSRDTKSITIIGGGFLGSELACALGRRSADSDLEVIQMFPEKGNMGKVLPEYLSNWTTAKVKSEGVMVITEALVKAVSFKDGKVEIKLKDGRLVKTDHIVAAVGLEPSVELAKSAGLEVDSDFGGFRVNAELQARSNIWVAGDAACFYDIRLGRRRVEHHDHAVVSGRLAGENMTGANKPYWHQSMFWSDLGPDVGYEAIGIVDSSLPTVGVFAKATAKDTPKAATEKSGTGIRSESETEGTASSPVASSTPEPPPVPERKDNYGKGVIFYLRDKVVVGIILWNVFNRMPVARKIIKDGEEHADLNEVAKLFNIHED
- the aifm1 gene encoding apoptosis-inducing factor 1, mitochondrial isoform X3, with the protein product MWTCKNLWKKLAPLARSSSTLCRQNARGVVLNNERRLPLVPQAHMSSGTPGSGGDNNLYYLLVGATCVGGGFYAYRTIKGDKERYQERINEIASRPNKVVPEQPIIETPGEQAAETPQAPEPVVEPAPEESVGTPDAGPVVESEPSVEPSPVEVTEEPPAPVVESEPTPVAESLPAETAEPQTTTESAAEPATVAPAEVPAPTPVEFPSHAPYLLIGGGTASFAAARSIRARDPGARVLIITDEPDLPYMRPPLSKELWFSDDPSVVDTLRFKQWNGKERSIYFQPPSFYVSPQDLEKVENGGVAVLTGKKVVHMDVRGNKVTLSDNTEISYDKCLIATGGVPRNLQVIERAGEEVTKRTTLFRKVEDFKALDKVSRDTKSITIIGGGFLGSELACALGRRSADSDLEVIQMFPEKGNMGKVLPEYLSNWTTAKVKSEGVMVITEALVKAVSFKDGKVEIKLKDGRLVKTDHIVAAVGLEPSVELAKSAGLEVDSDFGGFRVNAELQARSNIWVAGDAACFYDIRLGRRRVEHHDHAVVSGRLAGENMTGANKPYWHQSMFWSDLGPDVGYEAIGIVDSSLPTVGVFAKATAKDTPKAATEKSGTGIRSESETEGTASSPVASSTPEPPPVPERKDNYGKGVIFYLRDKVVVGIILWNVFNRMPVARKIIKDGEEHADLNEVAKLFNIHED
- the aifm1 gene encoding apoptosis-inducing factor 1, mitochondrial isoform X4 translates to MWTCKNLWKKLAPLARSSSTLCRQNARGVVLNNERRLPLVPQAHMSSGTPGSGGDNNLYYLLVGATCVGGGFYAYRTIKGDKERYQERINEIASRPNKVVPEQPIIETPGEQAAETPQEPTPVAESLPAETAEPQTTTESAAEPATVAPAEVPAPTPVEFPSHAPYLLIGGGTASFAAARSIRARDPGARVLIITDEPDLPYMRPPLSKELWFSDDPSVVDTLRFKQWNGKERSIYFQPPSFYVSPQDLEKVENGGVAVLTGKKVVHMDVRGNKVTLSDNTEISYDKCLIATGGVPRNLQVIERAGEEVTKRTTLFRKVEDFKALDKVSRDTKSITIIGGGFLGSELACALGRRSADSDLEVIQMFPEKGNMGKVLPEYLSNWTTAKVKSEGVMVITEALVKAVSFKDGKVEIKLKDGRLVKTDHIVAAVGLEPSVELAKSAGLEVDSDFGGFRVNAELQARSNIWVAGDAACFYDIRLGRRRVEHHDHAVVSGRLAGENMTGANKPYWHQSMFWSDLGPDVGYEAIGIVDSSLPTVGVFAKATAKDTPKAATEKSGTGIRSESETEGTASSPVASSTPEPPPVPERKDNYGKGVIFYLRDKVVVGIILWNVFNRMPVARKIIKDGEEHADLNEVAKLFNIHED